From one Drosophila subpulchrella strain 33 F10 #4 breed RU33 chromosome 3L, RU_Dsub_v1.1 Primary Assembly, whole genome shotgun sequence genomic stretch:
- the LOC119553223 gene encoding eukaryotic translation initiation factor 5B: protein MVKAKKGKKEILTKVEGGSSADEISDVDSDQVSLNNKKNQPLKANKAGQDDVQALTKGVKKLSVKGKGKAAKNDDSDEEEVMPAKGKASKKSAFELLMDDDDEDEPAAQESQSEEEEKVVAKPQKNEKKGKKAKRKGKDDDDEDLDKVLAELQAEYAGEAAPASATVVSPEELADEFSKKKKNKKQAKAPVAVAEDAGEDEASDDEEGGSTMKSAAQKKKEKKERQKREAALAKQKAATEPKPKPVEKPAPEPEPEVSEEIQPDAVEEEEKSGKNKKKGKKDKKAETEEEKKDTKKKGMSAAMVAAMQEQLKKRKEEEERLEREQAERIRLEDEREEARLEAVRLEAERKEKKKQREAERKARLKAEGKLLTKKQKEDRARAQALLDSLKAQGLEVPDPTEKRPVRLGTRIRPNKKKGPKEEAAEEEAKAAEAQAAAAAAAAAAAKKAEEEVVKESWDATDSEAEPEPEEESSQATNNGKTEAAEEEDEDTEDDDDDEEDDDSDDSDEDSDDSQEKETALANDPESRRLRAEARILKRQEEAEKKRTTDELRAGVVCVLGHVDTGKTKILDKLRRTHVQDSEAGGITQQIGATNVPIDAIKEQTKYVKASAGFEHRLPGLLIIDTPGHESFSNLRNRGSSLCDIAILVVDIMHGLEPQTIESIQLLKKKKCPFIVALNKIDRLYDWKQYGRRDVRDVLKEQQSNTQLEFQQRTKDVILQFAEQGLNAALFYENTDPKTYISLVPTSAITGEGMGNLLFMIADFCQNMLAKRLMYSEELQATVLEVKALPGLGTTIDAILINGKLREGQTMVVAGTDGPIVTQIRSLLMPQPMKELRVKNAYVEYKEVKAAQGVKIAAKDLEKAIAGINLLIAHKPDEVEICTDEVARELKSALSHIKLAQTGVHVQASTLGSLEALLEFLRTSKIPYSAIRIGPVVKRDVMKASTMLEHEAQYATILAFDVKIEREAQEMADSLGVKIFQADIIYHLFDKFTAYREELKQKKREEFRSVAVFPCKLRILPQFIFNSRDPIVMGVMVENGIVKVGTPICVPSKEFVDIGIVTSIESNHKQIESARKGQEICVKIDPIPGESPKMFGRHFEAEDMLISKISRQSIDACKDYFRDDLIKADWALMVELKKLFEIL, encoded by the exons ATGGTTAAAGCTAAAAAGGGCAAGAAAGAGATACTGACCAAGGTCGAAGGCGGTTCCTCGGCGGACGAAAT CTCCGACGTGGACAGCGACCAGGTGAGCCTCAACAACAAGAAGAACCAGCCTCTGAAAGCCAACAAAGCTGGCCAGGATGATGTCCAAGCCCTGACCAAAGGCGTCAAGAAGCTCAGTGTCAAGGGAAAAGGCAAGGCTGCCAAAAATGACGACTCCGATGAGGAGGAGGTGATGCCCGCCAAGGGTAAGGCCTCCAAGAAGTCCGCTTTTGAGCTGCTAAtggacgacgacgacgaggatGAGCCGGCTGCCCAGGAAAGCCAGTCAGAGGAGGAGGAAAAGGTGGTCGCCAAACCCCAGAAGAACGAGAAGAAGGGCAAGAAGGCCAAACGCAAGGGCAAGGATGACGATGACGAAGATCTGGACAAGGTTTTAGCCGAACTCCAAGCGGAATATGCCGGCGAAGCTGCTCCTGCTTCCGCCACTGTTGTTTCCCCCGAAGAACTGGCCGACGAGTTTTCCAAGAAGAAAAAGAACAAGAAGCAGGCCAAGGCTCCAGTTGCCGTGGCGGAAGACGCTGGCGAGGATGAGGCCAGTGATGACGAGGAGGGCGGCAGCACCATGAAATCAGCGGCTCAGAAAAAGAAGGAGAAGAAGGAGCGCCAGAAGAGGGAGGCTGCTCTGGCCAAGCAAAAGGCAGCTACGGAACCcaagcccaagcctgtggAGAAACCTGCACCAGAACCCGAGCCTGAAGTTTCCGAGGAAATCCAACCCGATGCCGTCGAAGAGGAGGAAAAGTCCGGCAAGAACAAGAAGAAGGGTAAGAAAGACAAGAAGGCCGAGACCGAGGAGGAGAAGAAGGACACTAAGAAGAAGGGCATGTCTGCCGCCATGGTGGCCGCCATGCAGGAGCAGCTGAAGAAGCGCAAGGAAGAGGAAGAGCGCCTGGAGCGGGAACAGGCAGAGCGCATTCGCCTGGAGGATGAGCGTGAAGAGGCACGTCTGGAGGCAGTGCGCCTGGAGGCCGAGAGGAAGGAGAAAAAGAAGCAACGCGAGGCAGAGCGCAAGGCTCGCTTGAAGGCGGAGGGCAAACTGCTCACCAAGAAGCAGAAGGAGGATCGGGCCAGGGCTCAAGCTCTGCTGGATTCTCTGAAGGCTCAGGGCCTGGAGGTTCCCGATCCCACCGAGAAGCGACCCGTTCGACTAG GAACTCGCATCCGTCCTAACAAGAAGAAGGGTCCCAAGGAAGAGGCCGCCGAGGAGGAGGCCAAGGCAGCGGAAGCCCAAGCTgcagccgccgccgccgctgcagCTGCTGCCAAGAAAGCCGAGGAGGAGGTGGTCAAGGAAAGCTGGGATGCCACCGACAGCGAAGCAGAGCCAGAACCCGAGGAGGAATCCTCGCAGGCCACCAACAATGGCAAGACCGAGGCTGCCGAGGAAGAGGATGAGGACACAGAagacgatgacgatgatgaggAGGACGATGACAGCGATGATTCCGACGAGGATAGCGATGACTCGCAGGAAAAGGAGACGGCACTGGCCAATGATCCAGAGTCACGAAGACTCCGCGCAGAAGCCCGAATCCTGAAGCGTCAAGAGGAGGCAGAAAAGAAGCGTACGACCGATGAGCTGAGAGCAGGAGTGGTTTGCGTCCTGGGTCATGTAGATACAGGAAAAACCAAGATTCTGGACAAACTGAGGCGCACTCACGTTCAGGATTCCGAGGCGGGTGGTATTACCCAGCAGATTGGAGCCACAAACGTGCCCATCGATGCCATCAAGGAACAAACCAAGTATGTAAAGGCATCCGCTGGATTTGAACATCGCTTGCCTGGTCTACTGATTATCGACACACCCGGACACGAGTCCTTCAGCAACTTGAGGAACAGAGGATCCTCCCTCTGTGACATAGCCATCCTGGTGGTGGACATTATGCACGGACTGGAGCCGCAAACCATCGAGTCCATTCAGCTGCTCAAGAAGAAAAAGTGTCCGTTCATTGTGGCCCTCAACAAGATCGATCGTTTGTACGATTGGAAACAGTATGGCCGACGGGATGTGAGGGATGTGCTTAAGGAGCAGCAGAGCAACACACAACTGGAGTTCCAGCAGCGCACCAAGGACGTGATCCTGCAGTTTGCCGAGCAGGGCTTGAACGCCGCTCTTTTCTACGAGAACACGGATCCCAAGACGTACATTTCTCTGGTGCCCACCAGTGCAATTACGGGCGAGGGTATGGGCAATTTGCTCTTCATGATTGCCGACTTCTGTCAGAACATGCTGGCCAAGCGTTTGATGTACTCCGAGGAGCTGCAGGCCACCGTACTGGAGGTAAAGGCACTTCCTGGCTTGGGAACCACCATCGATGCCATCCTGATCAACGGAAAGCTGCGCGAGGGTCAAACCATGGTTGTGGCCGGCACGGATGGACCCATCGTCACCCAGATCCGTTCGCTGCTGATGCCCCAGCCCATGAAGGAGTTGCGAGTGAAGAACGCCTATGTGGAGTACAAGGAGGTGAAGGCTGCGCAGGGCGTGAAGATCGCTGCCAAGGATCTGGAGAAGGCGATTGCAGGCATCAATCTGCTGATTGCCCACAAGCCGGATGAAGTCGAAATTTGCAC agATGAAGTTGCTCGGGAGCTGAAGAGTGCCCTTAGTCATATTAAGCTGGCCCAGACAGGCGTTCATGTCCAGGCCTCCACGCTGGGTTCGTTGGAGGCTCTTCTGGAGTTCCTGCGCACATCTAAAATTCCg tACTCTGCTATCCGTATTGGTCCCGTAGTGAAACGCGATGTGATGAAGGCCTCCACAATGTTGGAACACGAGGCGCA GTATGCAACGATTCTGGCATTCGACGTGAAGATCGAGCGGGAGGCACAGGAAATGGCCGATTCCCTGGGCGTGAAAATATTCCAAGCGGACATTATCTATCACCTGTTCGATAAGTTCACCGCCTATCGCGAGGAACTCAAGCAGAAGAAGCGCGAAGAGTTCCGCTCCGTAGCCGTCTTCCCCTGCAAGTTAAGG ATACTGCCACAGTTCATATTCAACAGCCGAGATCCGATCGTGATGGGCGTGATGGTGGAGAACGGCATTGTCAAAGTGGGCACTCCAATTTGCGTGCCCAGCAAGGAG
- the LOC119554077 gene encoding uncharacterized protein LOC119554077, which translates to MMSSEASGSITIKEEASTSSTAGNIPVESGETEAKKPEIGADKAESLSEAEGGNAAETTETHLKRLQNLRKELSYLSETDWMYESLDKKATQ; encoded by the exons ATGATGTCTAGCGAAGCTTCCGGAAGTATTACCATCAAAGAAGAAGCATCCACGAGCAGCACGGCTGGAAATATTCCCGTAGAATCCGGCGAAACAGAg GCTAAGAAACCGGAGATCGGGGCTGACAAGGCGGAATCGCTGAGCGAAGCCGAGGGCGGGAACGCCGCGGAGACGACGGAGACCCACTTGAAGCGACTGCAGAATCTGCGCAAGGAATTGAGCTACCTCAGCGAAACCGACTGGATGTACGAGAGTCTCGACAAGAAAGCAACGCAGTAG
- the LOC119554076 gene encoding probable RNA helicase armi, which yields MFTYVRKFFANPDREAIMECMDRENRFLDQKIMEEKIDRQFQGNQSAMDEVITNQMGELTQGLSAMDINREGACTARKGVITSLGSDRGVIDKDVFFDSKVADDIFLELQVGCVVEYLTFKKGDTIRVVKVKRILEHNWEDANHNQIEDALDKLKNEKPTCFNTQLRSVLGLIRQRLASSIDVETEYGQLTIELDNIEMTFIPKTGDRVRLECNIQLDDDFVDKQGEILQVTKMFPTRIQQAEKCIVERVYTDLAVLDPETYVLKVDVPTGVDLHLGDFVLADLIECQYSKFTRRAIKLTPMEKNFGATKIISQGSLGSSSNPQAVTVTGVNRFITTELWQKKSVSLKLTNNLSRKLRLESIVVSNDSESQLSLVEPLESVDIASGAEITLVFEIHTQFQGEATESYELKFDRFKMKRSFTVIVCETNEEAAEAERRLIAAETLIAPGRNIQQRSRFYANQVWCNQVEVIPGEHIATRRRFVALRLGFFEVPEKLRQIYLTVERKQDMFDAIEQQYSCIKEPLSIRNYVQRFSLFLHLEEIECFVNFRNFDRDRAHFVRDGEYLSLQIENLAERRPSLVVGDTVRAVDPWADPNCRSNKTYEGVIHKVLFNRVLVKFNASFQEKYNGEDYRLEFYFSRYAFRKQHHAISKIETIMGEDFLFPSKVTKRENPQLEVQMVDDDMYLYDSKLPWFNKSLNCIQKRAVFNILRGEAEDIPYVIFGPPGTGKTVTLVETLLQLVRNLPGARILVGTPSNSAADLVTKRLIDSNVLLQGDFIRLVSHNQVERDLIPPELMSYCATADLGSVGSCEDKMMVTESGLKLHCQAKFMGTHRITISTCTTLGNFLQMGFPPGHFTHVLLDEAGQNTESGAIVPIVMLTKKRSQVILAGDPRQLQAIVINKFAGSRGFFVSFLERLLERSPYQKDLQRYPESSGYNPCVLTKLLYNYRALPSIMSIYSKLFYDDELISMVSDKDSREAKLLSRLRCVFEPEKDMPQGHGTFFYGITGENRQENDSPSWYNPQEVKEVFLMTISLYRANVSPEQIGILTPYMKQVKMLRNMFIGTDVAMPKIGSVEEFQGQERDIMLISTVRSSESILRIDARLSLGFVRCNKRMNVAVSRARAMMIIFGNPHLLAVDECWRQLILYCAQNNAYFGCELPQSIVNQEDEDPDHLETFVP from the exons ATGTTCACATACGTTCGCAAGTTTTTCGCCAACCCGGACCGGGAGGCTATAATGGAGTGTATGGATCGGGAGAATCGCTTTTTGGATCAAAAAATAATGGAAGAGAAGATTGACCGCCAGTTTCAGGGGAATCAATCAGCCATGGATGAGGTTATCACCAACCAGATGGGTGAACTTACGCAGGGACTATCTGCCATGGATATAAATAGAGAAGGAGCCTGTACCGCCAGGAAGGGAGTGATCACCAGTTTGGGCAGCGACCGTGGAGTCATCGACAAAGACGTCTTCTTCGATAGCAAGGTGGCAGATGATATCTTCTTGGAGCTCCAGGTCGGCTGTGTGGTGGAGTATTTGACCTTCAAGAAGGGGGACACCATAAGGGTGGTCAAGGTGAAGCGCATCCTGGAGCACAACTGGGAGGATGCAAACCATAACCAG ATCGAGGATGCTCTAGACAAGCTGAAGAACGAGAAGCCCACCTGCTTCAACACCCAGCTGAGGAGCGTATTGGGCCTGATTCGCCAGCGCCTGGCATCCTCCATAGACGTGGAGACGGAATACGGACAGCTCACCATCGAGCTGGACAACATCGAGATGACCTTCATCCCCAAGACGGGAGATCGAGTGCGCCTGGAGTGCAACATTCAGCTGGACGATGATTTTGTAGACAAACAGGGGGAAATCCTGCAGGTGACCAAGATGTTCCCCACACGCATCCAGCAGGCGGAAAAGTGCATTGTGGAGCGTGTCTACACCGATCTGGCTGTACTGGATCCGGAAACCTACGTCCTGAAGGTGGACGTGCCCACCGGCGTTGATCTCCATCTGGGCGACTTTGTGCTCGCCGATCTTATCGAGTGTCAGTAT TCTAAATTCACGAGACGCGCCATCAAGCTTACTCCGATGGAGAAGAACTTCGGGGCAACCAAGATCATTTCGCAGGGCAGTTTGGGATCTTCCAGCAATCCTCAGGCTGTTACGGTGACTGGTGTTAACCGCTTCATCACCACAGAACTCTGGCAAAAGAAGAGTGTGTCACTAAAACTGACCAACAATCTGAGCCGCAAGTTGCGCCTGGAGAGCATTGTTGTCTCCAATGATAGTGAGTCCCAGTTGAGCTTGGTGGAACCGCTTGAATCCGTGGATATTGCCAGCGGCGCCGAAATAACGCTGGTCTTCGAGATTCACACCCAATTTCAGGGTGAAGCAACTGAAAGTTACGAGCTGAAGTTCGACCGGTTCAAGATGAAGCGCTCTTTTACTGTCATCGTTTGTGAAACCAATGAGGAGGCCGCCGAAGCCGAGAGGCGTTTGATAGCCGCTGAAACTCTCATTGCACCCGGACGTAACATCCAGCAGAGATCCAGATTCTATGCCAACCAAGTTTGGTGCAACCAAGTGGAAGTGATTCCGGGTGAACACATTGCCACCAGGCGCAGATTTGTTGCACTGCGTTTGGGTTTCTTTGAG GTTCCCGAGAAGTTGCGTCAAATTTATTTGACCGTTGAAAGGAAACAGGATATGTTCGATGCCATCGAACAGCAGTACTCGTGCATCAAGGAGCCCCTGAGCATTAGGAACTATGTGCAGCGTTTCAGTCTCTTCCTGCACCTCGAGGAGATTGAGTGCTTCGTGAACTTCCGCAACTTCGACAGAGACCGAGCCCATTTCGTGCGAGACGGAGAGTACCTCTCGCTGCAGATCGAGAATCTGGCCGAACGTCGTCCATCGCTGGTCGTGGGCGATACAGTCCGAGCCGTAGATCCCTGGGCGGATCCTAATTGCCGAAGTAACAAGACCTACGAGGGCGTCATTCATAAGGTGCTCTTCAATCGCGTCCTGGTCAAATTCAACGCCAGCTTCCAGGAGAAATATAATGGCGAGGACTATCGACTTGAGTTCTATTTCTCGCGGTATGCTTTCCGCAAGCAGCACCATGCCATCTCAAAAATCGAGACCATCATGGGTGAGGATTTCCTTTTCCCCAGTAAGGTGACAAAGCGCGAGAATCCTCAGTTGGAGGTGCAAATGGTGGACGATGATATGTACCTGTACGACTCAAAACTGCCGTGGTTTAACAAGTCGCTCAACTGCATCCAAAAGCGAGCTGTCTTCAATATCCTGCGTGGTGAGGCAGAAGACATTCCGTACGTGATCTTTGGGCCACCAGGCACTGGGAAAACCGTGACACTGGTGGAGACACTCCTGCAGTTGGTTAGGAATCTGCCTGGGGCTCGAATCCTGGTGGGAACCCCTTCGAATAGTGCAGCGGATTTGGTGACCAAGAGGCTTATCGATAGCAATGTCCTGCTCCAGGGAGATTTCATTCGTCTTGTGTCGCACAATCAAGTGGAGAGGGATTTAATACCTCCCGAATTGATGAGCTACTGTGCCACAGCTGACCTCGGTTCAGTGGGTAGTTGCGAGGATAAA ATGATGGTCACCGAATCGGGACTAAAGCTCCACTGCCAGGCAAAGTTCATGGGAACCCACCGAATCACCATCTCCACCTGCACTACTTTGGGCAACTTCCTGCAGATGGGATTCCCTCCGGGGCACTTTACCCACGTGCTTTTAGATGAGGCGGGTCAAAACACCGAATCAGGGGCCATAGTACCCATTGTAATGCTGACGAAAAAACGTAGTCAAGTGATTCTGGCAGGTGATCCTCGTCAGCTGCAGGCTATTGTCATCAATAAATTTGCCGGAAGCAGAGGATTTTTCGTGTCCTTCCTAGAGAGATTGCTAGAACGGTCGCCCTATCAAAAGGATCTCCAGAGATATCCCGAAAGCTCGGGCTACAATCCCTGCGTACTGACTAAATTATTGTACAATTATCGAGCATTGCCGTCGATTATGAGCATTTATAGCAAGCTCTTCTACGACGACGAGCTGATCTCGATGGTTTCCGATAAGGATTCGAGGGAAGCTAAGCTGCTGTCCAGACTTCGGTGTGTCTTCGAGCCCGAAAAGGATATGCCTCAAGGGCATGGCACCTTCTTCTATGGCATCACTGGGGAGAATAGGCAGGAGAACGATTCCCCCTCCTGGTATAATCCCCAAGAAGTCAAGGAAGTGTTCCTCATGACCATTTCCCTGTATCGCGCCAATGTGAGTCCGGAACAGATCGGTATACTCACTCCCTACATGAAGCAGGTGAAGATGCTGCGAAATATGTTTATTGGCACCGATGTGGCCATGCCAAAGATT